The segment CGATTCCAGGGCGTTGATGCACCGCAACAGGGTACTTTTGCCCCCACCCGACGGGCCGATCATTCCGATCACATCGCCTTTTTCAACGCGAAGATGAATATTTTTTAATACTTGATTGGTGCCACGAAACTTATTGAGCTGTTCGATGGTGATCATATGATGGTGCTCCCACGTTTCAGTTTGTTTTCGTAGCGACGTGCTAATAGCGATGCAGGGAAACTGATCAACAGATACAGGCCACCCACCACCAGTGCCAGTTCCAGAGCAATGTTGGGATCTGATTTCAACTGGTAATACAAACCGGTCAATTCGGTAATCAAAATCATGGAACAGATCGAAGTATCTTTGAAGAGTGCAATAAAATCATTCGTTACGGGTGGGATGACAATCCGAAAAGCCTGCGGCAGAATAATTTTGCGAATCGCCGTTGGTGGGGTCATTCCCAGTGCCAGTGCCGCTTCCATTTGACCTTTGGGAATTGCCTGAAGGCCCGCCCGATAGTTTTCCGCTTCCCACGCGGAATAGTTGATTGCCAGTGCCAGCACACCCACAAAGAATGGCTCCATGGAAGCGATGTAGATCAACGGTTGCCAGCCGATCGACCGCGCCAGGGATGGCAAGAGAAAAAACCAGACAAACATCTGCAGAATCAGTGGGGTGCCGCGCAGTACTTCAACGTAGGCAGCCAGCGGAATTTTCAGCCAGCCTGGGCCGTAAACTCGCCCCACCGCGACCAACACACCCAACAGAATAGCAATTGGCATCGACAGGCAGGCCAGGGCAATCGTCATGCCGGCTGCTTTCAGGATTCGCCCACGAATATCCCACAGATTGATGCTTTTCCGCCCATCATCGGGTGGGGGCCATGGTTTTTCATGAAGTTCTTTTAATAATTTTTGTTCATCGGTCCACAGATTGTATTTGCGGTAAATTGCCTCCAATTCACCGGATGCAGTGGCTTCTTTAATTGCCTTCGACAGGGCATCGCGTAACTCCCTATCCTGTGGGCGAGTCAGGATCACGTAATACCCCGCACCTGCAGGCTTTCCCACAACTTTCAGTGCGGGCCAGACGCCACCTTCGATGTAATGAATCGCTGCGGGCGAATCCTGCACCGTGGCATCCAGTCGTTCCCCTTCTTGCAGTAACTGAAAGACTTCCGAAACATCTTTCGATGGGATCAGTTCGACAAAATCGCCAAAGTTATCCCGTAAATAGGTTTCTGCAAAAGAGCCACCCAGCACTGCAACACGGTATTTGGTTTTCGTCTTTTTCAAGTCTTCCCAAGTTTTCACCTGCGTATCGTCTTTGCGAACAATCAACCGCAGCGAATACACGAAGTAGGGCACCGTTGAAGGGAGCTCTTTTTCCCGTTTCGAAAGAAATTCGTAACCGTTCAGGGCAATGTCGATATTGCCCCGCAGCACGGTATCGGGGATGCTGTCCCATTCTCCCTGCACAAATTGAGCGGTGCGGCCTAGTTTTTTGGCCAGCAAGTTGGCAAGATCCACTTCAAAGCCAGTATCGCCAATACCGGGCTGTTCGAAAATAAATGGGGCCCCACCTGCTTTGTCGCCACCCCACTTCAGAGGTGGGCCTTGCCCCCACAGTGGTGCGGCAAACAGGCACACTGCCATGCTGATAACGAATGAACGGAACAAGTCGTTCTCTCCTAAGAATTGCTGTAAACAATGTACTGGAAATCAGCCAGAATTGACAATGAAAATACAGTGGTGTTTCTGGAACCGAGCTCACTGGTTCCGCATCCTGTCACAATGATGATGTTGTCAGTAATGACGAATTGCCACTTGCTAAATAAGGCACTGGTT is part of the Zavarzinella sp. genome and harbors:
- a CDS encoding ABC transporter substrate-binding protein/permease, which gives rise to MFRSFVISMAVCLFAAPLWGQGPPLKWGGDKAGGAPFIFEQPGIGDTGFEVDLANLLAKKLGRTAQFVQGEWDSIPDTVLRGNIDIALNGYEFLSKREKELPSTVPYFVYSLRLIVRKDDTQVKTWEDLKKTKTKYRVAVLGGSFAETYLRDNFGDFVELIPSKDVSEVFQLLQEGERLDATVQDSPAAIHYIEGGVWPALKVVGKPAGAGYYVILTRPQDRELRDALSKAIKEATASGELEAIYRKYNLWTDEQKLLKELHEKPWPPPDDGRKSINLWDIRGRILKAAGMTIALACLSMPIAILLGVLVAVGRVYGPGWLKIPLAAYVEVLRGTPLILQMFVWFFLLPSLARSIGWQPLIYIASMEPFFVGVLALAINYSAWEAENYRAGLQAIPKGQMEAALALGMTPPTAIRKIILPQAFRIVIPPVTNDFIALFKDTSICSMILITELTGLYYQLKSDPNIALELALVVGGLYLLISFPASLLARRYENKLKRGSTII